Part of the Ammospiza nelsoni isolate bAmmNel1 chromosome 25, bAmmNel1.pri, whole genome shotgun sequence genome, GAGTCAATCCATCATCTTAGACATTCCCATTATCATCCCAGTCATCCCTGTCACTGCTTTGCCCTCAccagccccatcctgcctggGGATGGGTGACAGCTCTGGCCCTCCAGTCCCCCACCTCGGCACATCTGGCAGGGGGTTGGGAAGtgctcacccagcacagctAAGCACATCTGGCAGATCATGGAATgaataacagatttttttaccaCTTTACTCAAAAAACAGAGACCAAAGATGTGTGAATCTACCTGAACTGACTGTTCACATAGGAGAGGCAAAACCTGACAATACCACAAATTCTCAGCTTTTTGTTTAACCTGGAAGGAAACTTTTCTGCAAAAGCACTTGGAAAATAACActaaagagaacagaaaaggaCTTTTCAAGGACAAGACATTTTTAATGccatatttaaatttaaaaaaaaaaaaagctcagctTGAATATTTCCGCCCTTGGGCAACAGGCTGCCATTTGCAGCCATGGTGAAGGAGACAGGAATGCTCTTGGCGCTGGGAGCTGGGTtaagctgctgttttcttttttctcacaGAGAGAAATTAGTTTTTCAGCTCCAGTTCCCAGTTCTATTGACAATGCAACTTGGTGGGTCTCTGTCCCCACAAATACACTCTCCTGATCCTTCTGAGATGGGGAAAGGATAAGGGGAAGGGATTGGATACCACCATCAATCCCAAGAGCCTCTTTCCCACATCAACCTGCtgtcctgggctccagccatggcaggaccaCCTGAGATGGGAACCACTCAATCCCCCTACCTTAACTCATTTCATGTACCCCCAACATGCAATGAGCTGTACTAATTAtcacagaatcctagaatgCTTTAGattggaagtgaccttaaagcccatctcattccactccctgccatgggcagggcaccttccactatcccaggctgctccaagccctgtccaacctggcctggaacacttccagggatagggcagccacagattctctgggtgccctgtgccaggtTATTACCACCCTCATATCTGCTTCaaacctgccctctgtcagtttaaaacTGTCTTACCCCTGTCACACATGTGAAAAGTCACTTTCTGTCTATTTTATAAGTACACCAAGGAAAGCAACCTTTTCATCTCAGCAACAACGGGGTCATTTCCCCCCTCTATGCCTTTCCCTACTGCTGCTACAGGCAGGTTTAGGCATGCAGAGATGGTTTTGGGCAAACTGACCCTGATGTTAATTAATGAGGGTACATCTAAAAAAGCTTGAGGCTGGGGAGGATGCTCTCTGAGCAATGGGGATTTGCTGGAAGGGAGCACAGGAAgaactggagctgctggtgcagccctgcaaaGAGCAGGGTCTTCACAGAGCCACTCCTGCCCCACATGTGTTGCTCTTTGGGGGTGCCCAGCAGATCCCTCAGTATCTATTTCCAAGCCACCACACCATTCAAAGCATCCCTTTGATCAACACTTGCAGTATTGGATGCTCCTGggagacacacacacatccctgctTCTCTGGCATCTGCCATAACTTTGCCTCATCCCTTCAGGAAAGGTTTGGACATGAGGGACCACACATTTCTCTTGCCATGGTGTGACAAGAACCAGAAGCGGAGCCAGCCCTTCCCAAATGCTCTGGGGGATACAGCCAGGCTCCCCCAAAGGCTCTGGAGCTCCAGGCTGGCTAATTGGGCTGCTTCCAGATGGCCTGTTTCCGGGGGTAATCGATCCAATTTCTGCAAGCAACCTTGACAGGGAAGCAGGCTGGATAATCACAATTTACTAGGTGGAAAATCAGATGAAGGAGGGTTGAGGGGATAAAGGACATTGTGCAACTGGTTCAGGGAAATGCTGAGCACATTGGTGCTGCAGAAAGGCACATCACAACACTTTTGCTCACCAAGGCCGGTGTCACCTTGTGAGCAGACAAACTGTGCCCCCTCCTCATTACATCAAGTGCCCTGACCATCTGTAACATGCCCTTTCTCTGCCACCCCCAGGTACACCAAGATGAAGACAGCCACCAACATCTACATCTTCAACCTGGCACTGGCTGATGCACTGGCCACCAGCACACTGCCCTTCCAGAGCGCCAAGTACCTCATGGAGACCTGGCCCtttggggagctgctctgcaaggTCGTGCTCTCTATTGACTACTACAACATGTTCACCAGCATCTTCACCCTCACCATGATGAGTGTGGACCGCTACATCGCCGTGTGCCACCCGGTCAAGGCCTTGGACTTCCGCACGCCGGCCAAAGCCAAGATCATCAATGTCTGCATCTGGGTGCTCTCCTCCCTCATCGGGGTGCCCATCATGGTCATGGCAGTCACCAAGTCAAAAGGCAAGTGTCTTGGGGTgcgtgtcccctcctgtcccatcAGTTCATCCCAGGGGTGATCTGGCAAACTTGAGCTCTGGTCCTGTAGCAGATTAGTGGTCAGTAGTGGGCACCTGTCTGTGACACCATAAATGTGCCCTGTCTTGGAAAAAGCATCATGGTGTTATTTCCCATATTTGAAACTGTCCCAGAAATTGTCCTCCCTTCCCCTTAAGGGTAGGGATCCCACACCTTTCCCCATCTCCAGTCCAGCCAGTGTCTCTCCCCACCTCCTGGTATGGAAAGCAGGGggcctaaaaaaaaccccagtgatGCTGCAAAGTCTCCAAGTGGCTCACACTAAgatctgcagctcctgtgtgggGTCACTGGTCCTTAGCTGCTAGGAAAGCTCTGGGCATCTTGAGGAAGTGGACAGATTTCAGTGAAGGGTGATATGGGGATGTGACATGGGGATGTCCATCGTGGGGGTTGAGAGAAGGCAGGATTGGCGTTGAGTGGCccaggaggccctgcagggaaAAGGTTCCAGAGTCATTGCATCCACTGCCTCTCCTCAGTGTCTTCTGGACAGGGGTCTGATGGCACAGAGCTCTTGGGGAACCTCTGCCAAGAGCAGGCAGGTAGGAATGCATCTCCCTAGGGTTTTAACAAGCCATTACTGAGCAGAAGGCAGAATATTCTCAGCAGACACTGAGGTTCCTCTTTGAccttcctctctgctgcagaTGGTATGGTCCTGTGCACTCTCCAGTTTCCTGACCCTCCCATCTACTGGGACACTGTGACCAAGATATGTGTCTTCATCTTTGCCTTCTTGGTCCCCATTTTGGTCATCACCATCTGCTACGGGCTGATGATCCTTCGCCTGAAGAGCGTCCGGCTCCTCTCAGGCTCTAAGGAGAAGGATCGCAACCTGCGGCGCATCACACGcatggtgctggtggtggtggcagcCTTCATCATCTGCTGGACACCCATCCACATCTTTGTCATCGTCTGGACGCTGGTGGACATAGACAAGAAGAACCCCTATGTGGTGGCCAGCCTGCACTTCTGCATCGCTCTGGGCTACACCAACAGCAGCCTCAACCCTGTCCTTTATGCTTTCCTGGATGAAAACTTCAAGAGGTGCTTCCGAGAGTTCTGCCTGCCTTTCCGAGCTCGTGTGGAACAGAACAGCTTCTCCCGCGCCAGGAACACCACGCGGGAGCACGTCTCCACCTGCACCGCTTCTGAAGCCCGCAACAAGCTGGCATGACTAGACGTGGGCAGCCCCCAGCGGGGCTGCCAGGGACACAGAGGAGATGAGCTGCGCTCAGAAGTCACCCAGGTCACCACCACAGAGTTGTAGCACAATGGTGGGCTGGGCGCTGCTCACTAACACTGCTGGGTTTGCATACAGACTGACTGCAAAAACTTTTTACATCCTGAGAACAAAAAATGGGAGAATCGGGACTCACCAAATGATGTAGGGCTCTCCTACAGAGAGAACAAGAGGCAAGTTGGGCAAATATGCTCCACTGATGCCATCTCCTCAACCAACAACACCACCCAGCAGAGGCTGTCACCCTCCAACATGTGGCTcttggcagagcccagagcaccAGAACTGCAATTTCCACATGCTTATCCTCCTGCACAGACCAGGATGACACCACAGCCCATAGCAAGAGGGGAAACACTCACATGGCAGAAAGGAACTGTGCCAGGAGGTGATCAtagcatcacagaatcattgaggttggaaaagtcctccaagatcatcaagttcaactgTTCTTCTACCACTACAAAGGCCACCACTAGCCTATGTCCCAAGTCCCACATCCACACAGTGATGGTTAAATGTCTTTGGTGATCGTTAACTCCaccagtgccctgggcagctgtgccagggctggacaaccctttcaagaaagaaacattccctaatatccagcctaatCCTCCCCTGGAATgacttgaggccattttctctgCCACATCATGGGACCTCATTCCATCCCACTCTGCGCTATGTCCAAAGGACAACTGGAGATGGGAAGAAAAACTTATGCCACTTCAGAGACAGTTTTCAAAAAGCTCCAGATCCATTGTAAAAATTCTCCTGGAGTTCCTCAAACTGGGATTGTTCCCAGTGAAAGCTTTCTACTGTTCATGTCATTGTTAGGTTAGTGTTATTTAGAGACCTCTGACTGCAGCTAAGGCTGCCCTGGACATGGATGTGATGCTGGGCTGGAAAACTGGGGGCAAATCCTAGTGCAAGcgagcagcactgggagagccTGCCCTGCTTTGGGCCGTGCTTTAGCCAGCGGGCTCGGAGGGAACTCTTTGTGtacttttataaatatatatgtatgtctGTCTCTAGCTGTATGAAACTAAAGCGACCCCAAGGCCTCCCATCACACCTCCCACTACAGCAGCTGCTACGTGTGTGGTGGAGCTGAATATGCCGGATCCCTAGCATCTCACAAAGTACTTCAGACACTATCTCCAGCTCCAACCCTTGGGATATTTGCCTTACTGTGGCATTTCTGTACAGGAACCCTGCTTTCTAAAAGttcaagtaaaataaaatcGAAGATAGGAAGCAGTTTCCAGCTCTCTTGTGACTCACGGGCATCAAAAATGAGCAAGGTCTGGCTCAGGGGGTGGTCTGGGGAGTGATGAAACTGCCTCTAAATTTACCCTTTCCTGTGAGAGTGGGGATAACCTGGCAGAGGTTGCTCAGGGaagcagtgtccaaggccaggttggatgaggctcggggcagcctgggacagctgaaggtgtccctgcacatgtCAGGGCATgaaactggatgggctttaaggtcccttccaactcaggccATTTGATGATTCTGAATTCAAGTTTTAAATACATACCTGGACTTAGAAAAACTCACCTTTGTGAACACCCAAAGCCCTTTAGAGCTGAGATTGTTTGCAAGCCCTAGTCACCAAAAACCTCTTCTGCCAACAGTCATCaagatataattttatttcaaaagacaAGCAGCCCAAATGCTGGCCCAAATTACATTTGTAATTTAAATACAAATGAGGATTCAGCGGAAAAGCAACAGAAACGGGTGTTGAAGCCTGTAACTTTGCTCTGGCTTAATGAGACTTTGGACTTTAGGGTACTGATCACTTCTGCAGTGTAGGTTTCTTAGTTCCCAAAGAAGGAGAACCATAAAGAGTGCAGAGTGGATGTGAAAACCACTCGAGGACCTCTGTCCATTACCCAGCACCCTGGGAAAGCTGAGCCAGGAACCATTTCTGGAGATTTCACAGTCCGGTTAAACTAGCAGCCAGCCCAGATTAATTATACAGCAACCCATGCTGGCACACACCAACAGGCTATTTCCAGGGACATTTGCAGGCCAAAAAACATGTGCTATTGCAGGAAACAtcctttccccattttttttttttctttaattaattcACCAAATAATGAACCCTGATGTATTGAGCTTGTGATTAATTATGATGATGCCAGTTTCTTTGTCTGCAGGTTTAGGCTCACTTTGGAATTGCATTAATATGCAGATGGAAATGAAGGGATCTGGCTTTCCTGGGAAGGACAGGAACAATAACTCCCACCTTCCTGACCCTGGAACAGCCTGGGGTGGACCCAGGCTCTCAGCTCAACAGAGATGCTTGTCTTGCAATTCATCATTTAATAGGGAAAGGGGGATAGGGAGGAACTGGGGCACTGGGATGTGGGATCTCCCCCAGTAGCTGAGGCTGGTTTTGGGTAAATATTGTTGCTGGGAATCAAGCCTAAGTGAAGAGCAGCTTCTGCATCAGGTATCCAGCAGGTCACATTTCATTGAACGGTATCAAATGGTGATGGTCCCCAGGGAGCAAAATTAGCCACAGGATTAGAGAGCACTTGCCCATGGCTCAGCCCGCAGTGACAGCAAAATATGGGCTTGATCCCTCACAATACAACATTCCCTGTGGGCCCACATCCTAATCTTTTGCTTAGAGGTAAAAATAAAAGTCCTTTACAAGCCCAGGACTGCAACCACCAGAACAAACCCACCTGATGGGATGCGAgtgcccccagcaccccagagctggacccactgaggccatccctgaTTGTAAATCCAAGTTCATCCCAcgtgggagcagcagagctgctctcagtgccCAGGCTCACTAAGGAACCTGCTCCTGCCCAAATGAATTAAGTGTAAACAGCGACCTGGGGCTCCAGTCACACCAGGAGGTGGGAATTTGCCCCGTGGCTTCCAGTCTCCACACTCACATctggctcagctccagctggcagcagcctgcacGGACATGCCCGGATCCTTCCAGGTGTTCCTGGAGACCCAAAGATACGTGGGGTGACCCgtcagccaggctgggagcccaAGGGGGGTGACAGAGATGAGGGGGACCACGCCCTCTCTCCGCCCCgcggctgccacagctgggacCGGGACAGCGCCCGAAAGGAGACACCTGTCCCGACTGTCCCCACCGGAGAACTGCCCAGCCCTCCAAAGCGCAGGAAAAGCCTGGGTTTATCAAAACTCCGTTTATTCcaaatttaaaagattttttttttgtcctttctgcCTTGATTAATcaaccaaaataaattttcttttttaaaaaaatccaaccccTTTGGAACCATTGTATAACCCCAGACacccctccccagccacaaCCCCCCCTCCTATTGCTACAATTTGTAGAGTCCTCCTCACTCCAGGTACCTCGAAGGTACCTCCTATAAGGAGAGGAtggagcaggctgggcacaggaaTCAAGACCAGTTGGATCAGGGAGGCAACGGGGAGGAGGAGTGCTGTTGTTTCCAGTAACTCTATGCATAGCTGCAGTCTGGGTGTCTGCTCATCCAGGCCCTAACAGCAAATGAACCTCCTTCCTCAGcaagtgaaagagaaaaaattaaagtaacaGTGTTCCCACCTGTGGGATGGATTTGGTTGGGTTTCCAAAGGCAATGGCAAAGAGGGAGTGGCCAGGACTGTGAAAAGCAGCatgaggcagctgctccaggccacGGGGAGTGGGGAATCTGCTCCTGGCCTGACTGCCAGGCAGGGGCTCAGCTTGAGGGGATGGGAGGCAGGAGCCTCCAGCGGTCACACTGTGCTAGGCATCATCCAGCAGCATTCTCCCTCACCAGGCAGAATTTCCCCACAGCAGTCACAAGCTCTGGATTAGAGGATAGAGCTTCCTGGGCACATTCCTGCTGGACTCAGATCTACCTGGAACAGgctcagaggggtttgggggggtggCAGCAGACAAATCCAGAGGTGATTTAGGTGAAGGGGGTGGAAGAGCATCCAGATGTGGGGAACATGGGGACCTCAGGGAGACTATTACCCAAACCTGATTGCAGAGTAAAGAATAAAACCCTCAGCTTTGCTGGGCcaggaaatgtttaaaaaaaaaaagatgagaagaAGTGGAAATCCATCCAGGCACAGAACTGGGATCAGTTTAGGACCAAGCTGACCTGGGAGCTGACAGAGCACTGGGCACCACAGGAAAACAGACAAACGCTTGCAGAGAGAACCCATGGGCACCCTGTTCCAGCCACACAGGCGCTGCTGGGCCGAGCCCCATGAGCCACCTGCCCTCCCCAAGTAATCGGCTCCCCAACCCAGGCAGAAGTTGtggggggtctgggggtgctGTGATTCCGCTGGGTCCGGCTGCGGTGTCGCTtcatcagctctgctccttgtcACTGACCAGCAGCACCGTGTGCTGCCCACCGCTGGACACGGCCAGCACCCGCCGGTTCTCCAGCTGCTTCCCCGTCATCTCCACGGGGCTCCAGACATCATCCTCCTCTCCGGTGCCCAGCTGGTAGTTAGTGCCCATTCCCCACGCAAACGCTCGTCCTGCAACAGAGGTGAAGCAAACTTTGAGCTCCCGGTTGTTGCAAAATGGGAAGGTGACCTTGCACCCAGACAGTGCATCTCTATGAGTGCAAAACacaagcaggaggaagagaacAAGCACTTGCAACTCAACAGGTGTTCCATCACAGGCCCAAGGAACTTTCATCCCTTTGCGGGAGAAAAATAAACCCGCAGCCCACAAACAGGCCCACAAACAGATCTGAGCAGCCACTGTGCAGCTGCCCCCAGGAGATGGGCAGCAGGACCCGGCTCCAGAGCCAACCCAGCTGGCAGTGTGTGGTGAcggtgtgcagggctggatggaggAATGAAGGAAGTGCAGAAGGCAGGGTtcccaagccctggcactcacCATCACTGCTGACTGCATAACCAACTGATGCTCCACAGGCCACCGAGACGATactggggagctctgggataACGGTGGGTGCACtcttctcctctgctcctgtcccaaGGCCCAGTCGGCCAtactctgccctgcccaggctgtaGGCTTTACCTGGAGCACAGTGGACACACAAGACAGGAGATCTGAGCTGGGCAGAAGTTGCAGCAAGGCCAAAGCAGACCAGGACCTCTTCCCAAGCCTGACTCCTGAAGGAGCATCGCTCCTCCACACCACACCCTGAGACCCATCCAGAAGGGGCAGGGTGGGATAGAGACCCTTCAGCTCCCCAAAATCAGTAAGCTGGAGAGGTGCAAGAGCAGAGCTCCCAACTGAGTCCAGGTCTCTGTTGTTGTCAGCTTCTCTTTGCTGCAATCTCACACCAACATTGTTTCCTCAAACACTGAGAGCTTGGAGGGCTCCAGCACATCACCCTCATCCCAACAGCTCCTTGGCCAGGTTGAGGGCCATGGGATTCCCCCCACCCTGCTGTGTGACTCCCAGCCCACCTATCAGAGTCACTCACCCTCAGAATCGACGCAGACCGTGTGGTGCTGCCCACCAGAGAACCCAACCCAAGACTTGGTGGAGTTCTTGAAGGACGTGAGGTTCTGCGGGGAGAAGCACGGCTCGGTGTCCTGggtccctgcagggtgggacGCACAAACCCGGGTGGATCAGGTCCATGGGCATGGACAGCTCTGGCACTAAGCCATCCACCCTGGGGCTCACGCTACCAGAGACCAATACAGCTACCCAGGCCCAAAATCTGATTTCTGCTCAAACCCAGTGGGCACGAGGGCTGGGACCTAAACCCAGAGCGAGCCCCGCACCCATTTCCAGCTCTGGTGCATCCAGTGTTTAGATTCTGGGGCACCCAGCAGCTTCCCCCACcaggccagggcagcagtggaCTGGAAGGAGATCTAGAGGGACATAGCTCACCCAGCTGGTGATAGTTGGAGAGGCCAAATCCATAGATGTGTCCCTCACGCGTGACGGCGAAGGTGAAATACGCCCCGCAGAAAGCGTCCTGGAAGCGCATTTTGCttcttctccctctgcctctgacagggacaagctgggGGACCAGCATCCGTTCTGGGGTAGGAGACAAAGCGTTATGCAAGGACTAAGGATTTACACCCTCGCTGCATCTAAGGATCTGGCTCACTGCACGTACGTCACTGATTACACATAAGCCCTTGAACATCAGGGACTGGGGCCCTTTGTTCCTCTGCAAAGGGCAGAGCCAAAGCCAAAGGATGCACCTCTGAGAACTAAATCCACTCACCCAGTCCTCGCCGTCCTCCTCGGGTGGCAAAGAGTGCTGGCACTCTGCCCAGCTGACCCTGTTCACCACAGCCACATGTGAACAGGTCGCCATCCACTGTCAGCATCACCAAGTGGTCATTTCCTGggacaggaaggaaaaagaagttatGGAGAAGTCTTCAACAAGTCCTCAGGATTGAGATCCCACAGGTAAACCCCAGTTGTTCCAGCTTATGGGGCTTACTGCACTTGATACCTCAACACCAATTGTGCCACCACCTAAACCTCCAGGATCTCCATCTTCCCAATCCCAGGAATTCAAAGCAGTTTTTCTGGGAAGGCAGTAAGGACACAGGTGTGCCCCAACCTCCCCTGGGCCCAGACAAGcaccctggctgctgtgctcagcttcCCCAGGCCTCATTAGAGAGCAAGTCCTCTGGCCCCACTTGGAAGGCATTCTACATCAGACTGGTCAAATATTAACTCAATATGTGAATCTGTTGGGGCTAAGAGGTTTGTTCTCTGAAAGAGTCAGAGATCAGCAAGTACACCCTTGTATCAGGCTTGGAACAAGCCAACAGGGAGGAAAAGTTCATGGACGTTCCTCAAGGGTTGTGACAACCTTGTGTACCTGCCTGACCCTGCACgccccagagccctgcttgTGGAAGGGGCTCACAGCTGGTCTGTGAGTCAGAAAGAGTTAGATGAAGAAGAGAAGCTGCTAAGAGTCGCCTTTGCCCCTGAAAGGAGTCCTACTGATGCTGTCAGCgtggaaaaggagaagaaaagataaACAAGGGGTCCTGCAGCTAGATCTTGACAGAAAACAGTGGTGTTGACCGCCTTGCAACAATGAACATTATGTTGATTTATTGTGCCCAATGAATAGGTATAAACTTTGTGAGAGCATATAAAGACAGCATGctgctaaaataaaaaagagaagctTTCTTAAATACACGGTGTTCTTCTGTTTGTTAGGACCATCTCAACAACACCTACTCACCTGAAACTATTTTAACAACAGGGGTAttgagctggagcagcagaggactGGAGCTTGTCTTCATGGGCTCCAGCAAGCCGATCACTCCATTGTTATCCTGAGGGAAGAGAGACACAGGGATCAGtcacagaagcagcagccaccagTGGAGCTTCCAGTATCTGAGGACTCAGCGTACCCGGAAGGAGCCCCAGACAAAGACCCTGCCATCCTCAGTCAGCGCGGCCGTGTGGCTGTCCCCCGCCGACACCTGCACCaccttctcctgcagctccaccagCCCTGGAGAGCTCTCAGACCCTTCAGCCGAGGTGTCGCGTCCCAGGGCACCTTCATCATTGCAGCCAAAGGTGTAGATCTGCAGATTGGGTGCAAATGGTCAGGATGGAGCACAGAGGGGCAACGGGCTGAGTATGAAGTCAGAGGACAGAGAGTCACGAAGCTGAATTATTACAGAATCACGGAATGGTCTGGGATGGAAGGAACCCTAAAGCTCACTTCAgtccactccctgccatgggcaagaaTACCTTCCGCTAGATCAGGTTGCTTTAAATCCTGTCCAATCTGGCCTggaatacttccagggatgaggtgCTGTCATTTTATTATGAAGCTCTCATatcttctcagtgatttctcaagGGAagctccttgcagcactgactccttcttcctcatagcacagccaacaaactccaagtctctcctcacccagctaacccactcttaCAGCACTCATCCatattggacacagctgtggcctgttcctaatctttggtaattagtccagctgcaactcctcaggggtgagattaccttctgcactatctttattttcttacattctgtCCCCCCACaatgaggcagccacagcttctctgtaccagagcctcaccaccttcacaggaAAGAACTTCCCAATATTGCATCTAAAATAGCAGTGTCACCCATCTACTCTCTGTCAGTGTAAAGCCATTTGCCCTTATCCTAAGTCCCTCTCCAATTCTCTCGTAGGCCCCTTTCAGGTCCTCCTTTTGAGCCCCTAAAATTTTGTGGTCCACGAGACCATGCTCACCCCTAGAGCTGGAACAAGATGTGGGCAGAGCAGTGGCTGATTCCTACCCCCTGCTTCAGAACACATCCCAGAACCCACTGCACTTACCTTTCCAGTCTGGCTGAGGCACACCGTGTGCATCCCTCCAGCTTCCACCTGCACCACCATCTCTGGCAGCGTGACCAGAGCTGGCTTCTTCCTCTCCATGATGTCTTCACCCAGACCCAGCTGTCCAACATTACCCTGGCCCAGTGtcagcaccagcccaggctgtgagCGATGTGATGGGTGGCTGACT contains:
- the OPRD1 gene encoding delta-type opioid receptor isoform X2; its protein translation is MYGIVRYTKMKTATNIYIFNLALADALATSTLPFQSAKYLMETWPFGELLCKVVLSIDYYNMFTSIFTLTMMSVDRYIAVCHPVKALDFRTPAKAKIINVCIWVLSSLIGVPIMVMAVTKSKGKYGMVLCTLQFPDPPIYWDTVTKICVFIFAFLVPILVITICYGLMILRLKSVRLLSGSKEKDRNLRRITRMVLVVVAAFIICWTPIHIFVIVWTLVDIDKKNPYVVASLHFCIALGYTNSSLNPVLYAFLDENFKRCFREFCLPFRARVEQNSFSRARNTTREHVSTCTASEARNKLA
- the OPRD1 gene encoding delta-type opioid receptor isoform X1, with amino-acid sequence MELPMDVTMDAPVELPSGLPTATATPWGNGTAWAPLPGHGVNDTGLQRAKNATSILIAIVITALYSVVCVVGLLGNVLVMYGIVRYTKMKTATNIYIFNLALADALATSTLPFQSAKYLMETWPFGELLCKVVLSIDYYNMFTSIFTLTMMSVDRYIAVCHPVKALDFRTPAKAKIINVCIWVLSSLIGVPIMVMAVTKSKDGMVLCTLQFPDPPIYWDTVTKICVFIFAFLVPILVITICYGLMILRLKSVRLLSGSKEKDRNLRRITRMVLVVVAAFIICWTPIHIFVIVWTLVDIDKKNPYVVASLHFCIALGYTNSSLNPVLYAFLDENFKRCFREFCLPFRARVEQNSFSRARNTTREHVSTCTASEARNKLA
- the OPRD1 gene encoding delta-type opioid receptor isoform X3, whose translation is MYTKMKTATNIYIFNLALADALATSTLPFQSAKYLMETWPFGELLCKVVLSIDYYNMFTSIFTLTMMSVDRYIAVCHPVKALDFRTPAKAKIINVCIWVLSSLIGVPIMVMAVTKSKDGMVLCTLQFPDPPIYWDTVTKICVFIFAFLVPILVITICYGLMILRLKSVRLLSGSKEKDRNLRRITRMVLVVVAAFIICWTPIHIFVIVWTLVDIDKKNPYVVASLHFCIALGYTNSSLNPVLYAFLDENFKRCFREFCLPFRARVEQNSFSRARNTTREHVSTCTASEARNKLA
- the RCC1 gene encoding regulator of chromosome condensation, yielding MPGKRRVQILVPEEVSSEMKKVKDSKAPAKRRMKILVPEEESTETKKVKVSHPSHRSQPGLVLTLGQGNVGQLGLGEDIMERKKPALVTLPEMVVQVEAGGMHTVCLSQTGKIYTFGCNDEGALGRDTSAEGSESSPGLVELQEKVVQVSAGDSHTAALTEDGRVFVWGSFRDNNGVIGLLEPMKTSSSPLLLQLNTPVVKIVSGNDHLVMLTVDGDLFTCGCGEQGQLGRVPALFATRGGRRGLERMLVPQLVPVRGRGRRSKMRFQDAFCGAYFTFAVTREGHIYGFGLSNYHQLGTQDTEPCFSPQNLTSFKNSTKSWVGFSGGQHHTVCVDSEGKAYSLGRAEYGRLGLGTGAEEKSAPTVIPELPSIVSVACGASVGYAVSSDGRAFAWGMGTNYQLGTGEEDDVWSPVEMTGKQLENRRVLAVSSGGQHTVLLVSDKEQS